GCAGAACTCAGAACGCACCGCTCCCCGACGTGACCTCCGAGATTCGACGTGACCTATGGCTGCCGCgttgcgctgaaaaaaaaaaaaaacctctgaGGTGACGTGCTGGGACATGTTTCATATTCGCTAAACACCAGGTGCACCTGCCGTCGGCTTGGGTATAAGCTATTGTGACGTAGTAGAGACGGTTAAGGAAGCAGCAAaactgcgaatgacgaaactTGCATTTTTTGGGCGAGCCtctgccctcaaaagcaggctgcaATAAGAGaacaacgatggcggcgaacacagttggcgatcggcgaaaatctgaaaGGACGGTGAAGCGTGTCGGTTTTTATACGTGAGCCATCAAAGGTTCCACAGTAATCGCTGGTGGCCGCGTGTCttgcagaaagttctacacaattctcgtcgcgcatacaatcagattgcaCAGGGTTCGGTGACAATGGACAGCTCATAGAACGAtctataacattcgagaaacttccgatacatgcaggtgcatcctgccctgagcgataacgtttgttagacggtgaaacgcgatcctacgataaagataaacaagtacacgtgtcactatttaCAGGTTGCTAAAGGGATGGTGCTAGACATGGGTAAGTTGAGATCGCTAGGAGTGGTCTTCGTCCAGCAGTGGagataaataggctgatgatgacgattataATGATTACGACGATGATGAGAAATAAGAAAAATCATGCAGTTATTAttcctgcagctttgccaaggttGCTGCATCGATCCCTCAACACCTCTTCGCAGTTCAGTGTATCAAACCGCACTTCCTCGGCGCCCATcaagttaacctccctgcattcctttcctgtctctctctctctctctctgtacagtATTCATCATAATCACCCTATATTTTATGTcatctgcaggacgaaggcctctcccagcgttCTCCAATTTGCGCTGGCTGATTCCAAGCTATGTCTGCAAACTTCcgaatttcatcgctccacctaattttctgctgttCTGGACTGCCCTTACCCTCTCTTTGACCAATTTTATGACTATAATGGCACGCCGGTTCTCTGGGCTATGCTTTACATGGCCTACCgagctccgtttttttttcttttaatgtcgaCTAGAATGTCACCTATTTCCATTTCCTCTCTGATTCGCATATTCCGCTCTTCTTCCGGTCTCTTAAGGTTACGTCTAAAATTTTTCGTTCCGTTGCTCTCTCGCGGTTTGATCTCAATCTGAACTTGacctcgagcttctttgttaacctccaaaagCCTGTtgcatatgttagcaccagtaaaatgcaatGTTTGTACACTtcaatggtaagctcccagtaacGATTTGGTAACGCATGCCGCGGTGCAACCCATTCTTAAGTATTACTCTGTAAATTTTCTCATGATTATGGTCACAGTGAGTCATTGACCTAGATAAGCGTACTCCGCCACACGCTGTAGAGACTGACTGGTTAGTAGGTATTCTTGTACTCTTGCTAGGCTATTTAACATTaactttgtattctgcatattaatctatAACCCGACTcgtacactttctcggttaaggtcctcattcGTTCGTCGCATTTCAtcaccagtgttgctgaacaggacagtgtcatcgTCCAACCGAACGTTTCTGAGATATTCGTCGTTTATCCCCACTCCTAGGCTTTTCCAGTCTGATAGCTTGAATACGTTTAAGCGTGCAGTGAATCGCATTGGAGAGATTTTGTCTCTTTGCCTGACCTTTCTCTtgatcagttttttttcttttgttgtagaAAATTGAGGTAGTTGTATAGTCTTTATAAATATTGGCCAAGATATTCAAGTATACTTCCTGCACTGCTTGATTACACAACGCCTCCATGAGTCCtcgcatctctactgaatcaaatgtcttttcgtaatccatgaaagcaaTCTATGAGAGTTTGGTTATACTCCGCAGATTTATCGATTACGTAAGTGATGACATGGGCGTGATCAATTCTTAAATGCCGctccctgaagccagcctgttgtcTTCGTTTATTCAAGTCGTGTTGCTGATCCTTCCTGAAATTacattggtgaatattttatgcaacGCAGAAAGCAGGCTCAATAGGCCTATAATACTTCAGTCCTTTACCCTCTACCTTCTAATTGATTAGTATAATATTGGCAGTCTTCCAACTGTATTGTacacttgaagtcatgaggcattgcgtataaaagGTATCAcgttttgtcgtttccttattgAGGCTTTTGTGACTTGGGAAAGCTTACCTACCTATTTGCTTAATGCCTTACCTCCCACTGCATTTGCTTCTTCTGATATAAGTCCagttgcggtttcattcattaactGCTTATTATTTTTATCTTCATGTTGTAAGTCTGCATATTTGTTGGTTAGTACCAGCCGCAATTCATCTGCTTTTACGCGGACTGCGTCTAAATTGACCCAGTGCTTAAAGTAAGGGAggcccgagggggggggggggggaggctcgcCCCACCCCCTCCATCTTTTAAGAAGGGGCTTGGTTCCTCCTTTGCAGGTAAACTGTTGCACTGCGGTACCCATTCGTCAAGCGCTGTAGTTGATTTTATTGCCAGCAGTGCCTTGTGAGGCAGAATTCCAACTCCAGTTTTTTGAATGATTTAATCGCGAATAATCTGTTGATGAGGCATGAGAAAAAACAGGACAACTGGTATCATCGTactgctgcatgcatttccccgaAACACTGCACATGACGGTAACCACccttgctcgactaattaagactcttggcacagctagcatactttATCCCGAGCCACTTGAGCGTGAACCTACTTGCTTGTGAGTTGTATATGGCTAACTTCCAGCCAAAAActgtgggtccatcccgaagatagcgcaataccgggccgacccgcggcggaggtgaagcaggcttcaagcactccgccaacttgcaaaaataagtttaatatcttgagTCCAAATACAACCTGTATCAGATATTAAACTGATAAACCAGATACTACTTtcttgacccgcgtcggccatgtctgcgTCCGCAGTTGGCATCCTAAGCGCTTGCGCATCTAGTTTCTTTCCCTTCCGCTCTTCCGTGGTGGCGGtgccgtcgaaacgtcacgcgtgtccaGTTTCAtccggctcctcggggcggcggtcccgtcgtccaccCGAATGTCTATAAAAATCACGGTAAATGAGTCCGTATCTACGTTCGAAATTCCGTGTGATCTCTGTGTTGTATGCTAAACAActtcgctagtcatccacctttacagagtggaatggctcatgactttctttttttgcctgcgtgcttctattctttgccCTGTTTCACTGCCCCGGATCGTGTTATTGAACGCTTcactgactatatatatatatatatatatatatatatatatatatatatatatatacatatatatatatatatatatatacacacagacaCACTGATTGCTGACTATGCTGGTCGCCGCTTATTAGGGCCCCCTCCATCGAAGGGATATCTTAAGCGCTGATTTGACCTGCTCCCGTTTGACGGACTTTGCTCTttatctcttcaaattgagagccATCCTAACCTCACTGACCTATGGTCACTGCCCTTTACCCTACATAACACTTCCTAAACTGAAACAGACCAGACTTCATACTAAACAGTATGAAGTCTGTTTAATTTCTCGTTTCCCCATTACTGCTTTTCCAGATCCACTTCATGTTATTGTGCTTCCGGAAGAAGATATTCATTAATTGGAGTAAATTCCTTCCCGCGAATTCCACTAACATCTCCCCTCTAATATTCTTAGAGTCGATGCCGTAGTTCCCAATTGCCTGTTCCCCAGCCTGCGTTTTCTCTACTTTCGCACTGCAGTCGCATATGacaacagtatactgagtttgcacctttctcattgctaattcaacattcTCATagaactgttctatttcttcgtcATCATGACTGAACATTGGAGCATTGTATTGTACAACTTTTAATCCATATCTTCTATTCAACTTTACTACGACGACTGCTACACTTTccttaatgctgtagaattaaTCAATGTTACCCGCTATGCCCTTATGAACGAGAAATCCTACCCAATATTCCATCTTATCTGGAAGGCCTTTGTAGCAGAGGCCATTAGTTGTGGCTTTGTGGTCATTAGTCAGCACTGAATAAGCGTCACGAGTTCTCCTAATCCCTCACTAAGCCCACTGATATTCCAGGCATTGCCTGATAATTACTCAAAGAGCCCTGTGAAGATAGACGCATCGACAGGGTTCCAATGTTGAACGTTTCCAAGTTCATTTTCCAATGGCGGCCTTCCCTGATGCAGGGATGCTTAGCACCCTCTGCTCGATCGCAGGTCTAACCACAGCCTAGGTCAGGGACTCcacagccgctggggactgaaggCCAGGGGTAAATTGCAAAatcatgagggggggggggagttagtGGCCTAATACTGCTACCAGGAATGCCAACTCCTGTTCTTGGGAGGGAGTGTTTCAGTGGACCTTCATAATTTGGTTGCACGTGTAACTAGTATAGACCCACTGGATCTCAGGGCAACCTTCAGGAGCCACTACAATCCTTAAGATGTAGTGGCGTGGAGGAATATTTCGACTTATTACCTTGAGCATTTAAACCCAATGTTGTGCCCCTACTACGTGCCAGCACCTTCTGCCGTTCTAAACTACTTATTACCAATTTCGCCAAagggaaatttcgttgcagttagaCAACCAGGGAAAGCGAACCTTACGAAGAAAAAGCCTGGGCGAACGTTATTCGTTGAGGCTAACATTCAAGTCACACAGCCTTGTACATCAACAGAACGGGTACCAGCGCAGGAACAGACCCgccatcaaaaaaagaaagaggacacGCCCATCGCTGCAGAGGTTGATAGAAGAGTTGCTCTATCGCACATATTGCCCTGCAATCATTCAACTACTACGAAAACGTTGGGTGGCAGATTTGTTTACTACTTAGGTAGACTATTGTTGGCAATACATGTGCCCATTATACTATCTCTACTTATTTGATAGTCTATACTATTTCTCGTTGTCCCGCAACTTCCTCTTTACAGGCACACTAAATATAAATATAATTTCAGCTGTACTAGTAAACTATCCTTCTACAATACGAAGAAAAGGCACCCTTAGCATGAGAAAAGGCTTAATAGgtcagcaaagaagaaaaaaccgAAAGACGAGAGGCAACGCCAACTTGAAGTTCCCCCACCGTGACATCATAGATTTAGGCAGCATCTCATCGGGCTCAGTTAACTTGTTATCCGCATAAAAGGACAACATTGTATTCTAAAAAGCTAACTTTTGAACTTGGAAAGTCTGGAAAACATTTACTAGGCCAAAACAGCCCAAAAGCGAAACAATGCATTCAGATCAGTGGAGCCGCACTGACGTGCCGCGTCGCGCACTGAACAAAGCTCTGAGCTCCAACCAGCGACGGCAGCAGTGCCGTATCCCTGTAACCTACAATGCGAAAATTCCTGGTAGCTCGTTCACAATGCTCGCTGGAAACCGTGCGCCGATTCTCACTTGCGCAAGTACAAAGTGTCAGCAACGTGTGATTAATTAGTATACTTTGGTGTAATCAatcgtctctacgccttgccggtgtGTCAGCGAACCCGCTGCATCGTCCCTTTGTGTGCAATGTAAAAATAATaggaaattgattgattgattgattgattgattgattgattgattgattgattgattgattgattgattgattgattgattgattgattgattgattgattgattgattgattgattgattggttggtcGGGGTGCACTTCCAGGTCACCAAAGGGGCAGCAGGGGTCTTAAAGCTAGAACCTGGTCTGGTTCTTGGGTGGGCAGCTCGCCGAGGCTCCCGCTTGCCGGAGGTGATAACATCGGCTGTCCGATGTTGTCACACACGGCATGCGAAGGCCACGTTCCTTCAATGCAGAAGCGCCTCAGTCTAGACCGGAGAGCTTAGGTAACCACACCACATGGGTTATAACCAGCAGTAAGCAACGCAGTGCTTCATGTTCTCGCACATTGTTCGCTTAACCGATTGCCCTTAAACTACGTTCGTTCAGCCTAAATCAAAGACATGCTAACCCGAGTTCCTTAGCCCTTTTCTTTCTCTACCCCTTGCGGTTGTCTAAACGCAGTTCCATGGACCAGCTGGAGCGATGCTTGCACCAGGCGAGTGCCGAGGCCGGCTGCAAAGAAGAGGTGTCTGTGCTGGTGCATACCCTCACTCAGACAGCCAGGGATCTGCTGGGAGACGTCTACGATACGCACTGCCAGTCTGACTGCAACGGAACCACCAGGGCCATTTCGGCATCGTGGATTAATACCCTCTTCTTGGCCGGCTGTTCTCTGCTCTTGCTTCGCAAAGGCGTGGTCGAGGCATCCTGATTATTTCTGATCCCGTCGCAGGAGTGGTGAAAGGCGAGGACAGCTCAAAACCAAAGTCTAGCAGATGATTGTGCGGTGGACGTGGCGGCAAGATTTTACAAAAACAAGAGAAAGGAACAAAAAACCGGCCTATAGAAAGTTTCGGCTTATCTAGCTGTGGCGTTAATGGAAAAGCTATGAACAAACAATGAAAGAAAACCGCTCGAAGCACGTCATCTGCAAAAAAAGGCGATGGAACGCAATGCGGCTGTCAACTCAGATGCTGTGATTTCCATCACGACGCCGAAGAGTTGTATAGATGAGAACAAAACGCAAAATCGCCCCAGGCTGGGGTACTTGTACGTGGCCATGGTTACACGCATGTCAAtggtagaatttaaaaaaaaagctaaccAGAAATTGAACATCACATATATTAGTGCGGTATCACGTACGTGCCTTGCATTTCCCTGGGAAAATTCCCCTCCACTCGATGCGCTCTAAATGCGTACCTTATCACAAAATATTCCTAGTTTTTAAAGGTTCTAATACTGTGTTTTTAACTGCAATGTCTCTTTAGGTAATATTTCAGCGTACTTACGTTGTACAGGTCTTTAGCTGCCTTTGACCTTCCAAGTGAATCGCAGAAATGAAGTGTGGCGCAAGTGCAACCACGCTGTCCAAACATGCGTCAAAACATTGCCTTTCGTTTATCGCAGCTAGAAATGGCTCATGCTTCAACCGCTTCTGCGTGGGCGCCCTTGCCCTAACACTGACATGTTCGTGCAATGCAACATATCTTCATCCCAAGCGGCCCAGCAAGGTGCTGTACATCGATCGACGGCGTTTGCATCATACATACCATGTTCCACCCTGTGCATTAGTTGCACGTAGTACATCGTTCCTGGTGGCGTTACCTTGCTCATTAAAACTTACCCCTATATTCAAGCAACAAATGTTCCTTTATACATCCCCATAAAGGCACGACTCAACGGCATCCCGGTTCTTTTACGCAGCCTCGAAGAATGTGCGTCTGAATGTGTCGCTACTAAGTGTGCATGACAACTTCATGATTGTTGTACATCTCAGCTAAAAGTGAGGACACAGGAACAGGCACGAAAATACGCAGCGCACCGCTCACTATCGTAATCAGGAGGTCGAACCTGGAGGCAGCTGTCTGCCTCCTTATTACTCAACGAGTTGATAGCGCCCGCGACATGTACGTGCACACGGGTTTCTTTCACTAAATGGAGTAGCTGtagctgttttatttattttcctgtgCCTATTCGCTTAAGAGAACGTAAACAATGTGGGCCTCACCTGTTGTTTCCGCAACCTGCGCCTTCAGTTTTTCTCGAGGCACTATGGAAGCAAACGCCCTGTACTCCTTGCTACAGCACATCTAGAAAACACGGCAGACATCCACTGTGAAGACGTTTCAACCGTATGTCACAACAACACGCGGTAAAAGAGTGGTGGGCGTGTCATTGACACTGTGGCAATGAACGGTTTTCAATGTCAGAGTGGGCGTTCTGAAGACACGCCGCGCTGCTTCATTAATAGCGAGGCTGCCGGCGATTGCTCAGTGAAGTGAATGGCGATCACACGACCCACTGACGTCCTAGCCTCGCCCGAAGATTCTGTTTAtctctgctttttgtttatttatttttttgccagaCTAACCTGTGTGCTTTGGAAAGACGGCCAGTGTGTCTGTGTGTATATAGCTGTCATGAAAGTGGGATGCCTTGTGACGTAGTAACCAGGGGCGCACTAAGGACGATGCTAATTTTAAAAGTTAATGTCGTCAAAAAAAATGAGCCCATTATTTTTGGCAGGGTATTTCAATGCGCCCCTGGTTGCTACGAAGCTCGTTGGGTGAAGTTTCATCTCAAAGGAATATTTTTTTACATGATTCAACAAATACTGTATTCGTATTTAATAAAGCCTTTtaaacgaaatgtgatgtcgtcAGTCCAGTTGCTATAGCGATGTTGCGTCTTCTTGTTTCGCCATATAAATCGTGCTGAATCATGGTGATTGGAATGCTTGGGCAATCTCGCTATAATGCTTCTGAACAAGAAAGAGACTCGAAGGTAAGCTGCTATCATGTCATTTACTGCTGCTATGGTCAACTTCTTTGTACTTTACTTGTTTACCCATTGATACCTCAAATGCCCCTGGTGTGGGAGTCTATATGAGGGGTGGGTTGTTACATTTGTGCGAGGTCTTCGATGAATGACTTCACGTGGCTGGGATTACAGTGGTGCACAGCAATGGTGGGCAGATGATTCCAGTCGTTCACTGTTCGAATGAAAAATGAGTTGAGATGCGCAGTAGGGCGCGCAGGCGGTGACTATACAGCTTTAGAATGACTGTTGCGGAGCGAAAGGCGATGGGCAGGTAAGATAATCGAGCGAGCAAGAAACGAGTGATAAAACTAATGGTAGAGGGACAGGTGCGCTATTTTCCTGCGTCACTCAAGACTGGGAATAGCTCTGCTTTAGTTCAGTAACGCTAGAATAGTGAGAATAATCTGAGAAAACAAATGTAATAGCGCGGTTTTGGTTGGTctcgacagctttttgtaggctAATCTGATGCGGGTCCCAAACTGCGTATGCGTATTCCAGCTTGGGACAAACATTTGGTACGTTTGCAGTTTTACGTGAGAAAGGGGTTACGGCGGACATAGCCAAGGACACGGTGAGCTTTGTATGTTATACTTGCTATGTGATGTGACCAGTTGAGATCATGAGTGCCTGCGACACCCAGGCACTTATACAATGAAAATGAAGATAATTTAGAGCCAAAAACCACTTACCAATGTGCTTCGTAGGAAACCTGGCGGTAGAAGGAGATTGAGCCAAAACCCACGTACCTATGTGCTTCGAAGGAAGCTTGGCGGAGGAAGGAGATGTGCTAACTTTTCCTGACACTTAAAGACAATAACCAAGTTATACGCCAGTAGTTTCCAACAGTTAGTAAATCGTTTTGA
The nucleotide sequence above comes from Dermacentor andersoni chromosome 10, qqDerAnde1_hic_scaffold, whole genome shotgun sequence. Encoded proteins:
- the LOC126546287 gene encoding uncharacterized protein, translated to MDLKLVWFFCSLWTLARSSCKTEQAIQDTKTCGSSFKSQLAQRSFNRSNPEDLHQACCSMDQLERCLHQASAEAGCKEEVSVLVHTLTQTARDLLGDVYDTHCQSDCNGTTRAISASWINTLFLAGCSLLLLRKGVVEAS